From the genome of Gemmatimonadaceae bacterium, one region includes:
- a CDS encoding PepSY domain-containing protein, with translation MRVRKALTARRLDFTSLRPAAATWPECGTDRTMQGNRIISAMAALTVGAGAVVALSGFTRPVDQSQAKTIAIKACGGGTVKSESDGGMRNGDKVYTFEVNVANKSFVEKVNVDAKTGEVLDVTYAGQQA, from the coding sequence GTGCGAGTGCGCAAGGCGCTCACGGCGCGTCGACTCGACTTCACATCTCTTCGTCCCGCGGCCGCGACGTGGCCGGAGTGCGGGACGGACAGGACCATGCAGGGCAACAGGATCATCTCGGCGATGGCGGCGCTCACGGTGGGCGCGGGCGCGGTGGTCGCGCTGAGCGGGTTTACGCGGCCGGTGGACCAATCGCAGGCCAAGACCATCGCGATCAAGGCGTGCGGCGGCGGGACGGTGAAATCGGAAAGCGATGGAGGGATGCGCAACGGCGACAAGGTGTACACGTTCGAGGTGAACGTGGCCAACAAGTCGTTCGTCGAGAAGGTGAACGTGGACGCCAAGACCGGCGAGGTGCTGGACGTGACGTACGCCGGACAGCAGGCCTGA
- a CDS encoding GNAT family N-acetyltransferase, translating to MNVRPARTADASSIKALIDLYVSDGTLLPRTLDFIREHIADFLVATDDEVVVGCVHLEEYAPSLAEIRSLAVDPGAQGQGIGAALVRTAEELAQRRELATLFAVSNSEQFFRGLGYAPEHVPELDRERSEVSKYKGVYARAVPPRR from the coding sequence ATGAACGTACGTCCCGCTCGAACCGCGGATGCGTCCTCGATCAAGGCGCTGATCGATCTTTATGTGTCGGACGGCACGCTGCTGCCGCGCACGCTGGACTTCATTCGCGAGCACATCGCTGATTTTCTGGTCGCGACTGACGACGAGGTGGTCGTGGGCTGCGTGCACCTGGAGGAGTACGCGCCGAGTCTGGCAGAGATCCGCTCGTTGGCGGTGGATCCCGGTGCGCAGGGGCAGGGCATCGGCGCCGCGCTGGTTCGGACGGCCGAGGAGTTGGCGCAGCGGCGGGAGCTCGCGACGTTGTTCGCGGTGAGCAACAGCGAGCAATTCTTTCGCGGATTGGGCTACGCGCCGGAGCACGTGCCGGAGCTGGACCGCGAGCGCAGCGAAGTAAGCAAGTACAAGGGTGTGTATGCGCGGGCGGTGCCGCCGCGGCGGTGA
- a CDS encoding alpha/beta fold hydrolase yields the protein MSSDLLVLVHGLKRTRASMWPAAIVARRRGYAVLNWGYPSARAGIMVHAESLRRVLDALPPAPGDERIHFLTHSLGGIIVRALLARASPPNVGRVVMLGPPNAGNEIAERLGHTRAFRRIMGPAGVELGTGADSVPRRLPEATFELGVIAGERRRPALFGRWIGTPNDGLVSVSATRLVGMRDHLVVRGGHALLPANRRALSQAFTFLATGHFARGPGA from the coding sequence TTGTCTTCCGATCTGCTCGTGCTCGTGCACGGGCTCAAGCGCACGCGGGCATCGATGTGGCCGGCGGCGATCGTGGCCCGCCGCCGGGGATACGCCGTGCTCAACTGGGGCTATCCGTCGGCGCGCGCCGGCATCATGGTGCACGCCGAGTCGCTCCGCCGAGTGCTGGACGCGCTCCCGCCGGCTCCCGGAGACGAACGCATCCATTTTCTCACCCACTCGTTGGGCGGCATCATCGTACGCGCGCTGTTGGCGCGCGCCTCGCCGCCGAACGTCGGCCGGGTGGTGATGCTCGGCCCGCCTAACGCAGGAAACGAGATCGCCGAGCGCCTCGGACACACGCGTGCGTTTCGCCGGATCATGGGGCCGGCCGGCGTCGAGCTCGGCACCGGCGCCGACAGCGTGCCGCGACGGTTGCCCGAAGCGACGTTCGAGTTGGGCGTCATCGCCGGCGAGCGGCGCCGCCCCGCGCTCTTCGGCCGCTGGATCGGCACGCCCAACGATGGGCTGGTATCGGTGAGCGCGACACGCCTCGTCGGCATGCGCGACCACCTCGTCGTCCGCGGCGGCCACGCGTTGCTGCCGGCGAATCGGCGCGCGCTCTCGCAGGCGTTCACGTTTCTCGCCACCGGACACTTCGCGCGCGGCCCCGGCGCCTAA
- a CDS encoding YhbY family RNA-binding protein: MALSSRERAALRAEANHLDPTVSVGAGGITPAIVQSLEDAFRSRELVKVHVGRTANLAARDVATDLAGAAHAEVVQVIGHTTTLFRLNPELRARRAKRAARDAQ; this comes from the coding sequence GTGGCCCTTTCCTCCCGCGAGCGCGCCGCGCTGCGCGCGGAAGCCAACCATCTCGATCCGACGGTCTCCGTCGGGGCGGGCGGCATCACGCCCGCGATCGTGCAATCGCTCGAGGACGCCTTTCGCTCGCGGGAGCTGGTGAAAGTTCACGTTGGCCGGACCGCGAACCTCGCGGCGCGCGACGTGGCCACAGACCTCGCGGGCGCCGCGCACGCCGAGGTGGTGCAGGTGATCGGACACACTACCACGCTATTCCGCCTGAATCCCGAGCTGCGCGCCCGCCGGGCGAAACGCGCCGCTCGAGACGCTCAATGA